A stretch of Saccharothrix texasensis DNA encodes these proteins:
- a CDS encoding LytR/AlgR family response regulator transcription factor — MTSGLPCPLCEGPERRGALERTLRVLAVDDEAPALEDLVYLLRSDPRVAHVEGVTDATKALRTLHRAMDAGQPVDAVFLDIRMPGLDGLDLARVLSRFAQPPRIVFVTAHQEPAVEAFELKALDYLLKPVRAERLAESVHRIVHEVLDSKAPEPVAAAPAEKAPEVGDEVIPVELGGITRFIRLADIRYVEAHGDYARLHTATGSGLVRAALNGLEERWRSAGFVRIHRSHLVSLGHIDELRLEDGHLSVNIGGAVLPVSRRHARHLRQLLVRRNRQPS, encoded by the coding sequence ATGACCTCAGGACTTCCCTGCCCTCTCTGCGAGGGCCCGGAGCGCCGCGGGGCGCTTGAACGGACACTGAGGGTGCTCGCCGTCGACGACGAGGCCCCCGCGCTGGAGGACCTGGTCTACCTGCTGCGCTCCGACCCGCGCGTCGCCCACGTGGAGGGCGTCACGGACGCGACCAAGGCGTTGCGGACGCTGCACCGCGCCATGGACGCGGGCCAACCGGTCGACGCCGTCTTCCTCGACATCCGCATGCCGGGCCTGGACGGGCTCGACCTGGCCCGCGTGCTGTCCCGGTTCGCCCAGCCGCCGCGCATCGTGTTCGTCACCGCGCACCAGGAACCCGCGGTCGAGGCGTTCGAGCTGAAAGCGCTCGATTACCTGCTCAAGCCCGTTCGGGCGGAACGGCTGGCCGAATCGGTGCACCGGATCGTGCACGAGGTGCTCGATTCGAAGGCGCCGGAACCGGTCGCCGCCGCGCCGGCCGAGAAAGCGCCCGAAGTGGGCGACGAAGTCATCCCGGTCGAACTCGGTGGCATCACCAGGTTCATCAGGTTGGCGGACATCCGGTACGTCGAGGCGCACGGCGACTACGCCCGGCTGCACACCGCGACCGGCAGCGGGCTGGTCCGCGCCGCGCTCAACGGGCTGGAGGAGCGGTGGCGCTCCGCGGGGTTCGTGCGCATCCACCGCAGCCACCTCGTGTCGCTCGGCCACATCGACGAGCTGCGGCTGGAGGACGGCCACCTGAGCGTCAACATCGGCGGCGCGGTGCTGCCGGTCAGCCGGCGCCACGCCCGGCACCTGCGGCAGCTGCTGGTGCGCCGCAACCGGCAGCCGTCGTGA